The Hyphomicrobium sp. MC1 genome window below encodes:
- a CDS encoding YdcH family protein, giving the protein MERRDERELREQLVTLRAEHRELDAEIAALEGNPSADQLLIKRLKKKKLVLKDRITQIEDKLLPDIIA; this is encoded by the coding sequence ATGGAGCGACGCGACGAACGCGAGCTCAGGGAACAGTTGGTCACGTTGCGCGCCGAGCATCGCGAGCTCGACGCCGAAATCGCTGCCCTTGAAGGTAACCCTTCGGCTGACCAACTTCTTATCAAGCGGCTGAAAAAGAAGAAGCTCGTCCTGAAAGATCGGATAACCCAGATCGAGGATAAGCTCCTTCCCGATATTATTGCGTGA
- a CDS encoding ligase-associated DNA damage response exonuclease has product MTSPSPAVDTWLYPVGSGIYCEPGDFYIDPGRAVDRAIITHGHSDHARSGHRAVLATAETIAIMKVRYGEDCAGSFQALALGETISINGVRVRLAPAGHILGSAQVVIEWAGRRAVISGDYKRSSDPTCTPFELVPCDVFVTEATFALPVFRHEKAAHEAQKLLASLAAEPDRTHLVGAYNLGKTQRMIRVVRDQGYDKPIYLHGAVASLTELYQKLGIDLGDLQLVSETDAKAIRGGIVMCPPSALGDRWSRRFGDPVMAFASGWMRVRGRGRQHGVELPLVVSDHVDWPELIQTIIETEAEDIWVTHGREDALVHYLGSIGRKARALALVGYGEEAE; this is encoded by the coding sequence ATGACCTCGCCCTCACCTGCCGTCGATACTTGGCTTTATCCGGTCGGATCCGGAATTTATTGCGAACCTGGCGATTTTTATATCGACCCCGGCCGGGCGGTCGATCGCGCCATCATTACGCACGGCCATAGCGATCACGCGCGCTCCGGGCATCGCGCCGTTCTGGCGACGGCTGAAACCATTGCCATCATGAAGGTGCGCTACGGCGAGGATTGCGCCGGCTCGTTCCAGGCTTTGGCGCTTGGCGAGACAATCTCGATCAACGGCGTCCGCGTGCGCCTTGCCCCGGCTGGTCACATTCTCGGCTCAGCGCAGGTCGTGATCGAATGGGCTGGGCGGCGGGCGGTGATCTCGGGTGACTATAAACGCTCCAGCGATCCTACGTGTACACCGTTCGAACTCGTCCCTTGCGATGTGTTCGTGACCGAAGCGACGTTCGCGCTGCCCGTATTCCGGCATGAGAAGGCCGCGCACGAAGCGCAGAAGCTGCTGGCATCGCTCGCAGCCGAGCCCGACCGCACGCATCTTGTCGGCGCCTATAACCTTGGCAAAACCCAACGCATGATCCGCGTCGTTCGCGATCAGGGCTACGACAAGCCGATCTATCTGCACGGCGCGGTCGCGTCGCTGACGGAGCTTTATCAGAAGCTCGGCATCGATCTCGGCGACCTTCAACTTGTATCGGAGACAGACGCGAAAGCGATCCGCGGCGGCATCGTGATGTGCCCGCCGTCCGCTCTTGGCGATCGCTGGTCGCGCCGGTTCGGCGATCCGGTGATGGCGTTCGCGAGCGGATGGATGCGCGTGCGCGGACGCGGGCGTCAGCATGGTGTCGAGCTGCCGCTTGTCGTGTCTGATCATGTCGATTGGCCGGAGTTGATCCAGACGATCATCGAAACGGAGGCGGAAGATATTTGGGTGACGCACGGGCGCGAAGACGCGCTGGTGCATTATCTCGGCTCCATCGGACGCAAAGCGCGCGCGTTGGCGCTCGTCGGATACGGCGAGGAGGCGGAATAG
- a CDS encoding cisplatin damage response ATP-dependent DNA ligase: MRVFARLLDSLVYTQSRNRKVALLGHYFRTAPDPDRGWALAALTDGVPIRIPLRRMLSDLVSRFVDPVLYRLSRDYVGDTAETVSLLWPDDRVVVATPDVAEAAETQDDVPEKPKQLVLDLTPTARQSPTARLTPTARLTPTARLTPTARLTPTPSPSPQGGGESFTSPSPRVREEGWGEGQPWPNVSAPRPLPVEEGESDNGNSHLPSTMGVPTSPLPLTGRGRGWGEAGHNSGEPPELALGAVIEAMADGTTAQRTERLGHLLDQLDATGRWALLKLIGGAPRVGVSARLARTALAECYGRDVSEIEEIWHALTPPYLDLFQWLDGKAERPDPGSKPVFRPVMLAHPIEEEDWPRLSPEDFSAEWKWDGIRVQIAARGGEVKMFSRQGDDISGAFPEIRSAFHGHDCVVDGELLVMREGEIAPFNDLQQRLNRKTVTAKMMQMYPPHVRLYDLLFDGAEDLRGLSFEDRRARLEAWHAKHHPRLTDISALVAFKTFEELGELWASARAEGIEGLMLKRRASVYQAGRVKGEWFKWKRAALTLDCVLMYAQRGSGKRSSYYSDYTFGVWKTDDNGEKQLVPVGKAYSGFTDEELLELDKWIRGHTTEAFGPVRAVEPELVFEVAFDAVQPSTRHKSGVAMRFPRIHRIRWDKPAAEADTLESVLRLIGGATAATTAEQSRLA, translated from the coding sequence ATGCGCGTATTCGCCCGTCTGCTCGATAGTCTTGTCTATACGCAGAGCCGCAATCGCAAAGTCGCGCTGCTTGGCCATTACTTTCGAACGGCGCCTGATCCCGATCGCGGCTGGGCGCTCGCGGCGCTGACGGACGGCGTGCCGATCCGCATTCCGCTGCGGCGCATGTTGAGCGATCTCGTCTCGCGTTTCGTCGATCCAGTGCTTTATCGGCTATCGCGCGACTACGTCGGCGACACGGCGGAGACGGTGTCGCTGCTCTGGCCGGACGATCGGGTTGTCGTTGCGACGCCGGACGTTGCGGAGGCTGCCGAAACCCAAGATGACGTGCCGGAAAAGCCGAAGCAGCTTGTTCTGGATCTCACCCCCACCGCTCGTCAGTCCCCCACCGCTCGTTTGACCCCCACCGCTCGTTTGACCCCCACCGCTCGTTTGACCCCCACCGCTCGTTTGACCCCCACCCCTAGCCCCTCCCCGCAAGGGGGAGGGGAATCGTTCACTTCTCCCTCGCCCCGCGTGCGGGAAGAGGGCTGGGGTGAGGGGCAGCCGTGGCCGAATGTTTCCGCGCCTCGGCCTCTCCCCGTGGAGGAAGGAGAGAGTGACAACGGGAACTCTCACCTGCCCTCCACGATGGGCGTTCCCACTTCTCCCCTCCCCTTGACGGGGAGGGGTCGGGGGTGGGGTGAAGCGGGACATAACTCAGGCGAGCCGCCGGAGCTTGCGCTTGGCGCGGTCATCGAGGCGATGGCAGATGGGACGACGGCACAGCGCACCGAGCGGCTTGGCCATCTGCTCGATCAACTCGATGCAACTGGACGTTGGGCGCTCCTGAAACTCATCGGCGGGGCTCCGCGCGTCGGCGTGTCTGCACGACTGGCGCGGACGGCGCTGGCGGAATGCTACGGTCGCGATGTCTCAGAGATCGAAGAGATCTGGCACGCGCTGACGCCACCCTATCTCGATCTCTTCCAATGGCTCGACGGCAAAGCCGAGCGGCCCGATCCTGGCTCAAAGCCCGTCTTCCGGCCGGTCATGCTTGCGCATCCGATCGAGGAAGAAGATTGGCCGCGGCTTTCGCCGGAAGATTTTTCGGCGGAATGGAAGTGGGACGGCATTCGCGTGCAGATCGCGGCGCGTGGCGGCGAGGTGAAAATGTTCTCGCGCCAGGGCGATGACATCTCTGGCGCGTTTCCCGAAATTCGCAGCGCCTTTCATGGGCACGATTGCGTCGTCGATGGCGAGTTGCTCGTCATGCGCGAGGGCGAGATCGCGCCGTTCAACGACTTGCAGCAGCGTCTCAACCGCAAGACCGTGACGGCGAAGATGATGCAGATGTATCCGCCGCATGTGCGGCTCTACGATCTGTTATTCGATGGAGCGGAAGACTTGCGCGGGCTGTCGTTTGAAGACCGGCGCGCACGGCTCGAAGCGTGGCACGCGAAGCATCATCCGCGGCTGACGGATATTTCGGCGCTCGTTGCATTCAAGACGTTTGAAGAGCTGGGCGAGTTGTGGGCGTCGGCGCGAGCGGAAGGCATCGAGGGCCTGATGCTGAAGCGGCGCGCGAGCGTTTATCAGGCAGGCCGCGTCAAAGGCGAATGGTTCAAGTGGAAGCGCGCGGCGCTAACGCTCGACTGCGTGCTGATGTACGCGCAGCGCGGCTCGGGCAAACGTTCGTCGTACTATTCCGATTACACGTTCGGCGTCTGGAAGACCGACGACAACGGCGAGAAGCAGCTCGTTCCGGTCGGCAAAGCCTATTCGGGATTTACCGACGAAGAACTGCTCGAACTCGACAAATGGATCAGGGGGCACACAACGGAGGCGTTCGGGCCGGTGCGCGCCGTCGAGCCGGAGCTTGTGTTCGAAGTGGCGTTCGATGCCGTGCAGCCGTCGACGCGGCACAAGTCAGGCGTCGCGATGCGGTTCCCACGCATTCACCGCATCCGCTGGGACAAGCCCGCGGCCGAAGCCGACACTCTGGAAAGTGTTCTGCGGTTGATCGGGGGCGCGACGGCCGCAACGACTGCGGAGCAATCACGTCTCGCGTAA